The genomic interval TTTCTTGGCTTCCACTTCGCTGGAGGGGAATACCAGCAGAGCCAGACTGAGCAGGGCGGCAATGCCGCTGGCGGCCAACAGATGGCTTTTCGGATAAAGCGGGGGCGCTTTAGGCGGTTCGTTGGTCATGGGTAAGGTGACTTTGAAAAAGTGAAATGGAAAAGATGAATGACATGATGAAGATGAAATAACTGTATAAAATATAACCAAATCCATTTTCACGCAAGGGCGCGTAGACGCCGCAAGCCCGTGCCCGGGTCACATTCCTTTGCGAAACTTGTATTTGACGGCCGATCTTGTATGGTTGGCTCCCCCTGAATCTGAGCCTTGCGGGTTTGTCTATGAAGTCGGTTGAAGAGCAGCTGGCGCTTATAAAGCGCGGCGCGGAAGAAGTACTGGTCGAGTCGGAACTGGTAGAGAAGCTCAAGCGCGGCCAGCCTCTGCGCATCAAGGCCGGCTTTGACCCGACTGCGCCTGACCTGCACCTGGGTCACACGGTGCTGATCAACAAGCTGCGTCAGTTCCAGGAGCTGGGCCATCAAGTCATCTTCCTGATCGGTGACTTCACCGGCATGATCGGTGACCCCAGCGGCAAGAGCGCCACGCGCCCACCGCTGACCCGTGAGCAAGTGCTGGACAACGCCGAGACCTATAAGCAGCAGGTGTTCAAGATTCTCGACCCGGCCAAGACCGAGGTCGCGTTCAACTCCACCTGGATGGACAAGCTGACCCCGGCCGACTTCATTCGCCTGGCGTCGCAGTACACCGTGGCGCGCATGCTTGAGCGCGATGACTTCGACAAGCGTTACACCACCAACCAGCCGATCGCTATTCACGAGTTCCTCTACCCCCTGGTGCAGGGCTATGACTCGGTGGCGCTGAAGGCGGACGTCGAGCTGGGTGGTACCGATCAGAAGTTCAACCTGCTGATGGGGCGCGAGCTGCAACGCGCCTATGGTCAGGAAGCGCAGAACATCGTGACCATGCCGTTGCTCGAAGGCCTCGACGGTGTGAAGAAAATGTCCAAGTCGCTGGGCAACTATGTAGGTATTCAGGAAGCGCCGGGGGTGATGTACAGCAAGCTGGTATCTATCCCGGATACTTTGATGTGGCGTTACTTCGAGCTGCTGAGCTTCCGTTCGATGGAAGAGATCGAGCAGTTCCGTGCCGATGTCGCCAAGGGTGCCAACCCGCGCGACATCAAGATCAAGCTGGCCGAAGAGATCGTTGCGCGTTTCCATGGTGAGGAGGCAGCGGCCAACGCTCACCGTGGTGCTGGTAACCGCATGAAAGAAGGTGAGTTGCCGGAAGACCTGCCGGAAGTCGAAGTGGTTGCAGCGGAAAACTTGCCGATTGCTGCCGTGCTGAACCGGGCTGGCCTGGTAAAGAACTCGGCTCAGGCGCGGGACCTGCTGAGTGGCGGCGCTGTTAAAGTCGACGGTGCGGCCGTGGATCGTGACTTCGTGTTTGCGCTGGGCGCGACCCATGTGTGCCAAGCGGGCAAGAAGTCGTTTGCACGGGTTACCCTCAAGGCTGAGTGAGCGATTGCAGGTGTAGCTATATAGAAGCGGGGAGGCCGAAAGGCCTCCCCGCTTTGTTTTTTTGGGTGTTCGCCTTGGGGTCTTCAGCGGCTGCAAGATCGGGGGCGCTTGATCTCATAGGCGCTGAATGTGTTGTGGCGGACATCTGGTGGCCTTCATAGGGTCTTTCCCCTCATATTTCGATTTCTTGAAATTAAGGGTTGACGCCCTTCTGAATCCCCTTATAATGCGCCCCACTTCCAGCGACATCGGAACGACAAACTCCTTGAGATTCAATGAGTTAGGTAGTTAAGGTGGCGTTGAAAGGGCTGCGATCGAATGATCGCAAGCGGTTGAAATGGTGGTTGACAGCGCTTCTAAACGCTGTATGATTCGCCTCCCGCTACGAGAGATCGCAGCGAGCCAAGTGTTTGAAGCTAAACGAGTTTCTCGCAAAAAACTTCAAAATAAACGCTTGACAGGCTCTGAGGAAAGCGTAGAATG from Pseudomonas fortuita carries:
- the tyrS gene encoding tyrosine--tRNA ligase, which gives rise to MKSVEEQLALIKRGAEEVLVESELVEKLKRGQPLRIKAGFDPTAPDLHLGHTVLINKLRQFQELGHQVIFLIGDFTGMIGDPSGKSATRPPLTREQVLDNAETYKQQVFKILDPAKTEVAFNSTWMDKLTPADFIRLASQYTVARMLERDDFDKRYTTNQPIAIHEFLYPLVQGYDSVALKADVELGGTDQKFNLLMGRELQRAYGQEAQNIVTMPLLEGLDGVKKMSKSLGNYVGIQEAPGVMYSKLVSIPDTLMWRYFELLSFRSMEEIEQFRADVAKGANPRDIKIKLAEEIVARFHGEEAAANAHRGAGNRMKEGELPEDLPEVEVVAAENLPIAAVLNRAGLVKNSAQARDLLSGGAVKVDGAAVDRDFVFALGATHVCQAGKKSFARVTLKAE